The stretch of DNA cagccggcgCAAGTCCAGGAGGAGGGGTGTGAGCAcacggcccaaggcccgtctgaccccagttctgtgcagcagcccgaaggcaagccccggtgcacaacctattaatttaaattatgacacctatatatatatttattacttatgcattacgtGTAGGAGttatttgaaaccctagttgcatgaaccctaggtgtccttgagttgtactagtatgtataggacgttAGCAATGCTGtgctagatagggttcggtagaagtcgagtaatccttggttactcgcgagatataggatagtttTATGTTTCCAGTTATGAGTTACTAAATTTTGGATGAAAgtcttggaatgaaagaaagaatagaatctgagaccgggcgAGAGAAGTGTAGtgccgcctgtgtcggttaaggaccgagccgttgttggccctgctgatcatgttagaacagtactaaccgcataccgggagtaagaggtagtcgaaaccggtaagccgagtactgctttgcttcgaaagtacaggaacccgcacccaacttttggggcgagtcgagtagtcgcggagaattgagATGCATATGtgtacttttggtggtctcacgttgagcttgACTGACCATAtatcgttgggctggttcctgtagttcgaagCGGGGAGGGAAaatgttggtgcgtggggtccgacggggcttttgcgtgccgtgttgattaggtccaccttgcaagattaaatcgaatcgattcgccgtcagtcgctctcggatatgagcaccttggtcactgcgtcgcagCGTAGTGTTGAGATGGAAAATTAGTTATACCTATGTTGATGAACATATGAATTATTACTTATTGTTCCactatgtttgctctagatttagttatgcaaatattaaactatgttaatttatatagaacttgggctaaaataaggaaagtgaggaattactttagtcgctgtttttctgcaaaataaccaccagccaaaagccttgcatgtctagatatgtgggctaagttatactcactggtcgggtaagccttgctgagtattagtatactcagggtttgttgccacaattattgcagggcacgcagacgtagactttTGTCCCTGCTGCGTCAAGTTCATCTGCCGGGATGTAGAGTGATGTGAGGTTGTGGAGCCAGTCGTTTAGATAGGGATCTCCTTAGGCAcacttttggtagttgtaggccCTCTTTTCTCTAGTTGAACCAGGATTTCAGTAATGcgaagtttgtaaattatgtatttatcCAAACTTAATTTGTAAAAACTTAATGTAAAGTCTTATGTATATTTattgtattttcaaatatgtgtcgtgcttgtaccatctgcgctcatCTTCGcatgggactatcggtgatgtttcgatcgggacgtgggttgagaaaggatcgacAAATTAAACTGTTAAACTAATGaacccgatgtgttcaaatgacggtcattacgcttaattagaattttaatttgacggttccgTCGCAGCCGATATCCAGCAAGGTGTCGCGTACAGCGACCTGCGCCAGGGCGGATCCGTTGTGGATTTCGTCTTCATCAAGCTTCCGCCTGCCGGACGGGTACCACCAGGTTGACTTCCGGGGATTGCCGCCGAAGATGAGCCGGACCAGGGGTTGCAATCACGGGTCCATCAAGTTCGTCTGCATCGACCACGGCGTGACCCCTCCTGGCAATAAGATGGTGAAGGTGTGGACTCTGGACCTGGATCGCCGGGAGTGGAATGAGGACAAGAGTTTAACTTGCCACTGGGAAGAATTCTGGACCAAGGCCTGCACCATGAATACCAAGTTTAAGCACTTGCAGAGGCCCCTGCATCCCCAGTACCCCGTGCTGATGCCGGATGGTGCCCTCTGCCTCCTGCTGCCTAAAACGCGCCACAAACCGGGTGTCCGTGTCAAGAAGCCTGATTACATCTGCATCTTTGATATGTGCAGCAAGAGCTGTCTGTGCTTCGGACACATTCACAACTACCATTTCTTTGACCCGTGATGAGCAGGACTGCAGTTGCTCAGGTTGTTCCACTACCTGTTGTGGACGCATTCTTTGGCAAGAAATACCAGCGCAGGAAGGAGACAGTGCCCACAACAAATTACAGATAGTCTTGATTTATTTCCTTTTTATTCGGCTGTATTTTAAGAATAAGTTGTTGCTTGAGACTCTATATATTTTTTGAACCGAAAACAGTGAGGGAGGCCCCCGCTGTTGAAATTTTATTGAAAGAAAGGGTATTTACACAACAGAAGAGAAAACAAGACTAAACATACAAGGTATAGAGACCGAAAGGAAAAATTTTACAGAATAAAACTGAAAGACAAAACAAACTAAACCAGGCTGTCAGACCAAACTAAGAAGGGAGACTTCAGAGATGCTTTCATTCTTTGAGCTTGAAGAGTGCATTCTTctttgaagttttttttttccagttgATTGTGCTTGCTGGGCTATTTTCGAATATCAGGTTGTTTCTCTGTTTCCAGATGTGCCATGTTGCAAtgatgaaaacttccatgaagTAAGTGCTACTGAAGTCTTGCCTAGCCAATTCCATCATTTGGAAGAAAGGGACTCCCATTTGCCACTGGATTCCAATAGATTGCCAGCATTCCAAAGCAAAAGGACAGCTAAAAAACAAGTGGAAGGCGGTTTCTTCTCTTTGAGCTGGGCACAGGACACAATTGTAGTTGTTACCTTCAAgtttgtatcttttcctttttagCATATTTCTAGTATTGAGTCTGTCCATTAGGAGTAACCATGAAAATACTCTTAACTTGTTGCAGCATTTGGAATTCCAAATCCATAAGAAAGGTTTTGGGGGCTGTATTTCCTTGTGAAGGTATTTGTAGTAGTTCTTTGCTGTGTATTTTGTTGATCCCCAAATGTATTGCCATTGGTCTTTGTCTTCCTGCCTAATTTGTATACTCTGTATAATTTCTTGCAATTCTTGGTATTCCTCATATGCCTGCTCTGATAGTGGTAGGTGGAAGTGAGATGCCAAATTTGTTGTTGCAAAGAAATCAGCAACTGAAATCTTCTGATTTTTTGCAAAGGTGAAAAGTCTTGGGagtttttcttggagaaatAGATCATTCCAGACATCCGCCAGAATAAAACAGTGGTACCATTACCAACTGTGCAACTGGCAATTCCTCTAAATTTGTCACATAGGTGAAGAAGGTCTTTCCACCAGGAGCGAGACTCTATATATTGTAAGGGCTGCGGCTCATTAGGTCAAGCAGAGAGATAATCCCTCGAGAACTCGGAGCCATTGTTCATCAGGATTAGCCATAAGCCGTATCACTACCACATCTGCCTCATATGAGCTTTGCCATCCATACTTACTGAATTTGTGTATTGCTGCTCATCGTGCCTTAGTTGTTCGTTACAATTAATCTACCTAGCATATCAACTGTGCTGTTCGGAATTGCTGGATTTATTTTGTGTATTGCTGCACCTCTTTATCTTAATTGATTCGTACACTCTAGCTAGCATATGAAGCGTGTGATTCATGCTTTGTTGAATAGTCTATCCCTGCACCTtgtcttgattttttttgttacacTGCTATCACTATCATAAATCTAATTATTAGATTGCCCCGTTTGGCAGTGAGGGAGGAATTGAAGTCAAAGGAGCAAGCTGAAAGGCAGAAGACAATAGTCTCGTGGATCCAGCCTCCTTCCTGCAAGGTTGCTTACTTGTTGGGGATATGTTCCAAGTGCCAATATCTATGGTTTCATCCGTTTTATATATTGTAATAGACTATTTGTGCTCGTCACTTAATCATGATGCTATTGTACTAATAGACTATTTGTGCTTATCACTTAATTTGATGCGCTCGTGACACATGGAGTTAACTGCTTGCTTATTAATTCTCGATCTACTTGTTACTGTCCTACCCTTTTGTTTTTAaagaacatatatttttgagagAGGCCCGCCTCACGATCAATCTGTTGTATATGTCTTTTTGCCTGAAGATATTGTAGTTCCTTCTCTCCTATTTATGTTCTGTTTGGGGGCGTTTATGGTTGGTGAGGGTCTTTTTCTTCAACTGGGTTTGATCCTATGTTTGGTCCATTGGAAACATCTTCAGCTTTGATATATCGCTAACGGTGGAACAAACATAATCATGTTGGTTTTGGTTGTTAGCCAGGACCTCAAAAATCCAACATTGAGTACAGAGTATAAGCCATCAATCACCAATTACATATAACGGAAAACATTAGAATTCTACGGGTTTTTCTATTCCTAGTCTTTTCTGGGCCAAGCCTTGCTGATTATATATAAAGTAAAGAACGAATGAATAAGAACTAACTTATCAGAACGATAGGTAAAGATTCGAAAGCTAGTGAAGGAAAACTGAAATCTACTGCTGAAACACTGAGACTGCAACTCTGCATGTTCTGAATCCCTTCCCTTATTGTACGAGCACTTGTGTTTTCCTCTCGTTTCTGTATATGTTGTTAGAAATGTGCAACTCATCTATTAGCATGCCCAAAGGGGCAGATATGGAGTACAAAGTGCAGATAGCACCCTAGACTAGTGAGTAATTACACAATGTATTTATACATCTAACATATGCATACTTGTGATGCGTCCGAAACTCTTGCTCTGTCACATGGAGATATGGTCAAGCACAGCTTTGCTTTAGTTGTTGCTGACCCATACTGAGCTTTGACAGGAGGAAGACGCTGGCTGAAGATGCAACCACTGCTCCAGCAAAGCAGGCCATGTCGAGTCCAGTGACCAGAGGCACGCTCTTGAACTTCTCGAGAACGCCTACTTGCAACAGCCGGAGTATTGCATCGCCGATCCTTGTCTTTGCCTGTGTGATGGACCTGATCCTAGCACCATCTTTCAGCTTCTGGTATGGATTTGTAGCTTACTATTAGTACTAACATATTGGTGATGGATCTGTCTATTATAGAAGTACTGGAAGGGTTAAGTTACCTTTAGGTTGAATGCACCTAAATGGGGCGTGTTAGCATTCAGTGCTGGTGTCTGAATGCTCTGAGAACCATAGAACATGATGTACATCCCCATGCCAAACTTGAGAAGAGCAGTGCCCATCAGAAACATGtctggagaggagagagagagagagagagagagagagagagagagagagagagagagagagagttacaCGAAATTAGTAGGATCGAGCACACTAAAACTGTCATTTGAGCTAGTTAGTGTGTATAAGGATGTACCTAATGCTTCAATAAGTAGCTTTATGATTTCACCCCTATCTACTGTGTGGGACATGGCATGGAAGTGCATGAAAAATGACTTCATCACACCAACACAACCCTGCAACCGCATGGAAGAGTATCAGCATGGGAAGTCTCCACGGCATTAATCTACAGGAGGCAGAAAATCTGAAGAAAGATCTCTACCTCAGCGAACAATGGGACTGACCCAACAAGGGATCCGGTGACACCAATCAGTGTGAAGGATTGGCAACTGACGATGGCCTGAATTTGTTGTCCATATGAGGTCGGTTAGCAAAGATGGAAAACTGGACTCTATAAATTGCACTTCTGCAACGCGTATTTCAGAGAACTCTTACCTTGTGGACTATTGTCTCAACGATCTTGGACCAGCACTGCCTCTGCAGTGCCAACTGTGCCGCTCCAAACTGCCTCAGGATCATGGTCCTTGTGATCTCATATGCCAGAGGTAAGAAAAGGTCAATGTTCTTCACCTCCTCCGATAGGAAACGCCCCAGCTTCTTCTCGGGTATGATGCTGGCAGCTCCCAGGGTGATCAAGGCAGCCCTTTGCTCTGCGCCGCGGCTAATCCTGTGCGTATTCTTTGGCTCCCACAGGAACGGGAACTTGAGAGAGGGGATACGATCCGGGCTGACGTTACCAGACTTTGAAGATGATGGAAGGTGGCTGTCCGTTTGGAGAGCCTTGGTGGTTTCCCTGGGCAGcaacctgctgctgccgcttgcTGCTCCTGACATTGCTGAAATTTTCTCAACACTACACCTTCTTCTCCTGAAACTTGTGCTCTATGAAGACCCGAAGGCCGAAGAGAACTCTTTGCTGCACCTGTTGCCTTTTGTGGTGTTTACGTCTGGTCTGAATTTTTGCAGGAAAGGAAGGTGTCCAACTCTGGCTGTATAAATATGCGTATGCACGTGTGAAGGGGCATGGGTAGCGGCAGCAATTGGCGTGAAGGTTCCAGAATAAATGGGCACGGGAGCTGAATGTTTGGTGGAACCGAAGATTCTGAAACCATCACCTTGTGGCTGGAGTGGATTTGTCCTGGAGCTCTACGCCTGTACCGGCCCAATGGTATATACGGATCGACGTGTTTTCGTTGACGTCTTTTTTAACCTTTTAGTTCTTTTCCGTGCTATAACTTGGTCAATAATTTCGAGCTGATATTCTCTTCGCTAATTTTGTGTCATCATTGAGTACGATCTGTCTAACCAATTATTGTTACCTGTGAATCTGAGCGTAGTAACGTACATCAAGTGTTCCTGTGTTGTGATCAGCACGGTGATTTGGCAAAACTTGTCAGATTTCTTTCGTTGAGTTAGGTAACAACTGTGGATGTATTGCCAAATTTTTTATGAGTATTCAGAAATAGCTGTCTCTAGTACTCTTTGTGCTGCTTTTTTTGGCCATATTTGGAAGAACAGAAATAACTTGTTAGTGGTAAACAGTAGTGCAAGGACAACATTCTGAAAGAACATCTGAAGTTGATGCGAAGATCAGAACTGTCCAGGCCTGGTGCTAAACTAGCGGCTCGTTCTGAAGGTAACAATGCCATTTTGCTGGTCAAGAAGCAGGAGCAAAGATGTCTTCACCTTAGATTTTTGTTGAAGTCGATGCGAAGATTAGAACGGAGAgctttttcatgattttttcatcaatttatttttgttgaagTCCACAAAATGGGACATGGTAATGGGCACACTTTTTTCTCGAACGGAATCTCTCGTGATCAGATTCGGCTCATGTCAAGTTCGCACCGTCCTTCCAAGCAACTAGAGCAGCAAACTCCAAAGGCAAAAGGGCCTGATGAGTCATCTGACGAGCGAAAGAGGATGGACGAGGAATGACACTCGGCCGCACCGAAAGCAACATTCGCGAAGTAGCAAAAGGTGAGTTGAACCTGAGCCCTCACCGGAGCCGAGAGGGTGCCGCCAAGTCAGAGGCGACAGCGCGAGGACGAGAGGTGGGAGCGAGCCGGGCGCACGcgtgtgcggcggcgacgggttcCTTGGCACGCCGGCTTCCTCCACGGGGGCACGTGACGCAAACGCCGGCCGCGCGTTTGTCGCGCCGTCGCTCTTCCCTACGCCGTCGCCGAACGACGGTGGAGGCGAGCCCTTTCGTGGAAGGTGGCAGGTGGGCGCTCTGCATCCGCTCTGACAGCACGCGTTTCCGTTTCCACACACGGGCTGGCCTCGCATCGCCGTTCCTCCTCGCCATTTCAGCATCGCGACTCGCATGGGACGATGCGCACTCGCCGTTGCAAGCTGCTACGGTGCACTTGCATCTGCAGGACTTGCAGGTCGCAGCAACGCCCACCTCTTCTAACTGAAGAATGAAACCGAGAACCGTGGGACGTTCTGCAGGATCGAATAGCGAAAAGCTCGAAACTGTCAGAGACTCAGAGTACGCATTCACGGTCGTCACGCCTTCCTCGTCCTCGATTCATCAGGAGTTGTCAGAGTAGAGAGGCGTCTGGAACCGGGAAGCGGAAACAACACACGTTCgtcagcggcgccgccgtcgagttGGTAGTGTGGTCTGGAACGGTGTCGGTGGGGCCTCGTCGGCGGCGTGGCACGGTCGTTGCTCGTGCTGCAGCCAATGGCGAGCCTCTACATCAGAGCCTGCATGCGCTGAGCGCTGGGATCAAGGATTCGGAGGCGAGTGGCGCCCAGAACgcaggcggcgctccggcgaggcggGAGTCCAAGCAGAGGAAGCGCCGGGGCGTGGAGACCCTGCCCGGgtcgggggtgggggtgggggtggacggtatttcatttaccgtccaccccttgagTCCTGATGGCCGTCCGATCAGACATGTGCGGCCCGGATCGGGCACGGTCGCAGTTTGACTCGGTCGTCTCTGATCTCTGGAGGCACATGGCGGATGCCGGAGCCGGAGGTCGGGTGGCGCCGCTGCTCGAGGACGCCGGGGGACAACCGGACAAGTGCATCCGTGCCACGCCGGGGGGACGAGACGCCCGGGCCGAGCAAcgcgtcgcctccgccgccttgCCGACGCACGCGTTCCCAGGACGTACGTACGGCCACCATGTCTGCCGGCGAGGACGGTGCCCGCCGCCGTGAACTCCCTGCTAGGTGCTACTCTTAGCTAGGGCGTCGATCGGTGGCTTCCGTTGGCGCTCACAGGAGTGGCCCGATCTGCTGCGCACACGTTGCGAGCTTCGGGACCAGACTCATCCACGCGGCCGTGGGGTAACGCCCTGTGCGCGCCCGTCGCGACGCGTCCAGCATCCAGAGCGCGATCACCTACCGCCGCCGTTCTCGTACTCGCCCCAGGCCCCACCGGCTCAACCTGCGCCGGCGCAGCGAGTTCGTGGTAGAGAGCACCTCGTTCTGCCGGGTGGATGCCACTGCGGCGCACTTCAGCAACTGGGAGCGAGAGCGGCAATTAGACTAGTAGTAGAGTGCAGTTGTTGCAAGGATAGAAAAAAAAGTGGGGACTACGCTGTTTCTGTGCCTTCCTGGAGAACATTTTGAAGGAAATGCAGAGATTTATTCGAAGATGAGAACTGTCAGCCCTTGTGCTAAACTAGCAGATTGTTCAGGCAAACTGCAGCTGTTTTTGAACTTTTAACGCCTGCGTGTTTGGTGTTACGGATCTGTTTTTCTTATGAATTCCACCAAGTGTGCATGGCAACGGTcaagccttttcttttctttttcgcggccgtgcctgagcacgtttttcattaagaagaaaagaaaagtattACACAAGGGTCGGTTTTAGAATCAAAACCGACACAGAACACTCCGAAGAACATGACTACATGATCCCCGTTGCGCGACCCGAAAGCCTACCTAGCCTACAAACCGCCAATTCAAGACACCTAAAACCAGCTTGAAGCCAAGCGTCAATCTCATCATACACCCAAGTGAGTACGTCATCGATTGTACGCACTCGTCGATTAAAAGTCCTATCATTTCTCTCCTTCCATAGCAACCAAGAAGTGAGGGTAATGAGGTCCTTTGGAATTTGTTTCCTTGCACCGGACCACCATCTAACAAAAGAAGTGGATTGAGAGTCTGGCGCCAACGTCTTCCAGCCAAGTCTGCACAACAGGCGAAACCACACTTCTCTTGTAAACGGACAGGCAGTTAACAAGTGATCAATCGTCTCCGACATTTGTGCACACAGCACGCAGGTGTCATCGTCTTGCAACCCATGCTTTTTCCTTCTAGCAGCTGTCCAGCAACAGTCATGGATGACTAGCCAAATGAAAAATTTGCATTTTGCCGGCGCACATGTCTTGCGGAGGAGTCTAGCTCCCTCCACCGGGTGTTGACCAATGAAGAAGGAACGGTACGCGGAGGCGGTAGTGAAAACCCTGTCCGATGTCCACTTCCAACAAATTGCGTCCGTTGAGTTCTCATCAAGCTGTATATCCCTTGTTAGGTCCCATATGAGAAAGTAATCCAGAATTACCTAGACAGTTAAGGCTGCGGCTATGTCACGGACCCAGGCATCCCCATTCAACGCTTGAGCTACAGTTCTTTGTTTCTTGATTTGGGGACCCACTGCATTAGTTAGGCATGGAGCAAGATCAGATATCGACTTCCTTTGTAGCCAACGATCTGTCCAAAATAATGCCTTGTGTCCATTTCCCAGCTCGACATAGATCGACGCTTGAAACATCTGGCCGACCACACTCTCAGACTCCACGAGGAGGTCGCACCATGTACGAGAGTCATCAGTGCGCTTTAGCCATAACCATCTCATGCGTAAGGCATAACCCAACCGCTGTAGGTCCACAATGCCGAGCCCTCCAAGATCAGTTGGTCTGCATACCCGCAGCCATGCCAACCGAGAGTGCCCACGTTTAGCAACTTTGGCCCCACTCCAGAGGAAACCCCTGCGATAGCCATCGATGCATTTGATCACCCATGGAGAGATCTTCACAGCCATCGCCGTGTGTATCGGAATGGCCGACAACGTGCTTCTGATCAAAACAGTTCGCCCTGCATGGTTTAGGAGGCCGGCCTTCCATGATGGAAGTCTGGACGCCACCTTATCGACCAAGGGCTGCAAGACATTCTTACTTAATTTCTGCAGGCCAAGCGGTATCCCCAAGTATCGTATCGGGAACGGGTCAAATTTCCCCGAGAAGTGAGTGAAAAGAGTCACCGAAGCTTCCAGGTCGCACTGAATGGGTGAAATGTGGCATTTGGATAGATTTGTCTTAAGGCCAGATGCCCCCGCAAAAATGTTGAGGATGACTCTAGTGAGCAGTAAATCCTATTCCTCAGGCGACAGGAATACCACCACATCATCGGCATATAGGAAAGTTCTCTCGCGGACCTTGGGGTGGAGCGCCCGTAGAAGGCCTTTGATATCAGCCAATCTCAGAAGAGCATTTAAGATTTCCATGACGATGACAAAGAGTAGGGGTGAAAGCGGGTCGCCCTGACGCAATCCCCTAGCATGATAGATTCTCCTCCCAGGCGACCCATTCAAAATAATTCTGGTGCTTGCCGATGAAAGCACAAGAGAGATCCAGTCCCGCCACCTGCGGGGGAAGCCACAATGTTGTAAAATGGCCAACAGAAAGCGCCAGTTGACCGTGTCAAAGGCCTTGGCGATGTCCAACTTAAGAAGCACACTCGGAATTTTTGCACGATGCATCAATTTTGCCGTTAACTGCACCGCCCTGAAGTTGTCATGGATGAGTCGTGAGCGAATGAAAGCGTTCTAATTGTGCCTGACCAGCTTGTGCATGAGAGGCGAGAGACGACGCGCCAACACCTTAGTGAATAGCTTAGCAAAGCTGTGGATTAGGCTAATTGATCGATAATCGCTTATGGAGGAGGCATCTTGTCTCTTGCGAAGGAGTATCAAATATGCCTGATTCACCAAGTAAAAACTCCGACCATCCAGCGACCAGAGGGCATTGAAAGCCCTAATGATATCGTCTTTGATGATCGGCCAGGCTGTACGGTAGAACAGACCGGTAAACCCGTCCGGTCCAGGGGCCTTATCAGTAGGCATGTCAACAATGGCCTGCCAAACTTCCTCCTTCGTAAAGCAATGGTCAATGGATTCGCCGTGAATGGAGGGAAGATTTAATTCTTCCAGGTTTATGTTATTGAGCGGTTGTCCTTCAATCCCCAAAATATTATTGAGCTGTTATTGAGCTGTAGGTCAAGCCTTTTCTTGAACAGAATATCTCGCGATCAGATTCGGCCCGCTTCACAACTCGGCTAGGTTCAGTTTCGCAGGTCAAGTTCACCGTCCTTCCATGGAATTGGAGCCGCAAAGGCAATGGCCTGAAGGGTCAAGGGTCATCCGACTAGTGAAAGAGGACAGACGAAGGATGACACTCGGCCGCACCGAAAGCAACATTCAGGAAGGGAAGTAGCAAAAGGTGAGCTGAACTCTGAAACTCGGCGCCTCGCTGAGCCCTCCGGAGAAGAGCAGAAAAGTTGCCAAGATTTTTCGGCCCCTCGGTGGCCGCTAGGCACGGGGGACGGGGCAGTGCCGCAGTGGCGTCGTGTCCGGCCGTCGGCGTGCGGAGCTTGCACGCGGTGTTCCAGCCGGCCGCCAACACTGGAGCCGGGACGGGAGGGTGCCGCCAGGCGCCAGGTCAGAGGCGACAGGCGACGAAGAGAGGCGGGAGCGAGCCGGGCGCACGcgtgtgcggcggcgacgggttcACGACTTCGCCGCCCATCGCGTCGGTTTTGTGCTTGGCAGGTGGCAGGAAGTGGCTGGTTCCTCTCGTTCCTCACTGGAATTTCCTTTCCCCCTTGTGTGTGGCCTGTGGGTACGGTTGCCCAGCGGCAGAGGTCtcagcttttttttttagaaaccggGAATATATTTCATATAAATTTCTGGTAGTTTACATCCCACAACTTACAAAGACaactatgaaaataaaacaaattacaactaAGTCCTTGTAAGATCCTCTCGGTTGTCCCCGTCGCCGACGGTCGAAGCTGCCGCCCGTGAAGCCGACCACCTTCCCGACGAAGGATATAAGAGATTTTCAATGGCACCATAAATAGCACATTGGGGACACCAACATGCCCTATCAACGCTGAAAGAACAGGCCTAACAAGATGACCAATGACCATCACATCGCCGGACAGCAAGGGATCTGGCGCTTCAATCACCAACAACCCCGGCACACCGGACGACGATCAGggtggcaacgggtcgggttcggttcGGGTGGAGTGCCtgggcacccaaaaccgaaacccgaacttGAAACCCGAACCCGCCCCGAACTCCATTTCGGGTTAAAATTCaccccaaaaccgaaacccgcggatacccgaaacccgacggATAATCCAAAAtccgattttttttttacaaaggaTAAGGTTGCTCGCTCCACGAAGCTCCTCCGCACGACCGCACCTGCGTGCGGGGCGTGGCCGGCTTCTGCAACTCCGCCAGCCATGCGGGGGCTGGGTGCGGGGCAGGCCTGCCGCAGGCGGCTCCCGGCGCCGGCCGACATGCGCGTGGGGGTGGGGCGGCCGGAGCTCGCGTGAGCAGGCGGCGACTTCGGCGAGACGGGGCGGGCGGCACCAGCGAGAGCCGACGGCGGGGCTGGGCGAGGAGGGGCAGGGtcggtggcgccggcgagcaGGCAGCGAGGCGGGGCGGGGTGGGCGGCGCCGACGGGAGCCGGCGGCAGGGCTGGGCGAGGAGGGGCAGGGCCGGTGGCGCTGGCGAGCAAGCAGCGAGGCGGGGCGGGGTGGGCGGCGCCGACGGGAGTCGGCGGCATCCGGCGAGCAGGCAgcgaggcggggcagggccggTGGCGCTGGCGAGCAAGCAgcgaggcggggcggggcgggcggcgccgacggGAGCCGGCGGCATCCGGCGAGCAGGCAgcgaggcggggcggg from Panicum virgatum strain AP13 chromosome 9K, P.virgatum_v5, whole genome shotgun sequence encodes:
- the LOC120649825 gene encoding uncharacterized protein LOC120649825; this encodes MSGAASGSSRLLPRETTKALQTDSHLPSSSKSGNVSPDRIPSLKFPFLWEPKNTHRISRGAEQRAALITLGAASIIPEKKLGRFLSEEVKNIDLFLPLAYEITRTMILRQFGAAQLALQRQCWSKIVETIVHKAIVSCQSFTLIGVTGSLVGSVPLFAEGCVGVMKSFFMHFHAMSHTVDRGEIIKLLIEALDMFLMGTALLKFGMGMYIMFYGSQSIQTPALNANTPHLGAFNLKKLKDGARIRSITQAKTRIGDAILRLLQVGVLEKFKSVPLVTGLDMACFAGAVVASSASVFLLSKLSMGQQQLKQSCA